The proteins below come from a single Rhizobium sp. BT04 genomic window:
- a CDS encoding bifunctional alpha/beta hydrolase/class I SAM-dependent methyltransferase, translated as MLQTADSVQPASTARPMHESEFASHDGTRLFYRAWPSTGAAAKGAIILLHRGHEHSGRVAHLPTELGLDDFAFYAWDARGHGRSPGERGYSPSFAALARDLDCFVRHVSETSGISVEDIAVIAQSVGAVLATTWVHDYAPPIRALVLASPAFSVKLYVPFAKEGIALWEKLKGTFFVNSYVKAKFLTHDPERIASYESDPLISRPIASNILVQLYEAAARLVADARAITVPTQLLISGSDWVVRHAPQHRFYENLGSRIKERHVLAGFYHDTLGEKDRAIALAEVRRFIEARFAEPRAPADLRTAHVQGYTKDEADRLASPLDATSPRGIYWALSRLNIKIGALVSEGIRTGIRTGFDSGSTLDYVYENKPRGLGPGGRLIDKVFLEAIGWRGIRQRKLHLQELIDRALQRLKAAGRSTHMLDIAAGHGRYVLDAIETAAVRPDSARLQDYSAINVDAGSKSIAARGLSDFVSFRQQDAFDGEGLAAITPAPDLAIVSGLYELFSDNAMIAASLDGIARAMQPGGLLVYTNQPWHPQLEMIARALTSHRGGEAWVMRRRTQEEMDQLVAAAGFRKIEQRIDQWGIFTVSLAERV; from the coding sequence GTGCTGCAAACTGCCGATAGCGTGCAACCCGCCTCGACGGCCAGACCAATGCATGAATCCGAATTCGCATCGCATGACGGCACCCGACTGTTTTATCGGGCGTGGCCTTCGACGGGCGCTGCAGCGAAGGGCGCGATCATTCTTCTCCATCGCGGCCATGAACATAGCGGCCGCGTCGCCCATCTCCCCACCGAGCTCGGCCTCGATGATTTTGCCTTCTACGCCTGGGACGCGCGCGGCCACGGGCGTTCGCCGGGAGAGCGCGGCTACTCGCCATCCTTTGCGGCCTTGGCGCGTGATCTCGATTGCTTCGTCCGCCATGTCAGCGAGACAAGCGGTATCTCAGTCGAAGACATCGCCGTCATCGCGCAGAGCGTCGGCGCGGTGCTGGCCACCACCTGGGTGCACGATTATGCGCCGCCGATCCGCGCGCTGGTGCTCGCCTCACCGGCCTTCAGCGTCAAGCTCTACGTGCCCTTTGCCAAGGAAGGCATTGCGCTCTGGGAAAAGCTCAAGGGAACGTTCTTCGTCAATTCCTATGTCAAGGCGAAGTTCTTGACGCATGACCCCGAGCGCATCGCGTCGTACGAATCCGACCCATTGATATCCAGGCCGATTGCCTCCAACATCCTGGTGCAGCTCTATGAGGCGGCAGCCCGGCTCGTCGCCGATGCTCGCGCGATCACCGTGCCAACCCAGCTGCTGATCTCCGGCAGCGACTGGGTGGTGCGACACGCGCCGCAGCACCGGTTTTACGAAAACCTCGGCAGCCGCATCAAGGAACGGCACGTGCTTGCCGGCTTCTACCATGACACGCTCGGTGAAAAGGACCGCGCGATTGCGCTCGCCGAGGTCCGCCGTTTTATCGAGGCGCGTTTCGCCGAGCCCCGGGCGCCTGCCGATCTTCGCACCGCCCATGTCCAGGGCTATACCAAGGACGAGGCCGACCGGCTCGCGAGCCCGCTTGATGCGACATCCCCACGCGGCATCTACTGGGCGCTCAGCCGCCTCAACATCAAGATCGGCGCTCTGGTGTCCGAAGGCATAAGGACCGGGATCAGGACCGGTTTTGATTCCGGCTCGACGCTCGATTACGTCTACGAGAACAAGCCGCGCGGGCTCGGTCCCGGCGGGCGCTTGATCGACAAGGTGTTCCTCGAGGCGATCGGCTGGCGCGGCATCAGGCAGCGCAAGCTGCACTTGCAGGAGCTGATCGACCGCGCGCTGCAGCGCCTGAAGGCCGCCGGCCGCAGTACCCATATGCTCGACATAGCGGCCGGGCACGGCCGCTATGTCCTTGATGCCATCGAGACGGCTGCCGTCCGTCCCGATAGTGCGCGTTTGCAGGACTATTCCGCCATCAACGTCGACGCCGGCAGCAAGAGCATTGCCGCGCGTGGACTGAGTGATTTCGTGAGCTTCCGCCAGCAGGATGCCTTTGACGGCGAGGGGCTGGCGGCAATCACGCCGGCTCCGGATCTCGCCATCGTCTCCGGCCTTTACGAGCTGTTTTCCGACAATGCGATGATCGCCGCTTCGCTCGATGGGATCGCCCGGGCGATGCAGCCCGGCGGTCTGCTCGTCTACACCAACCAGCCATGGCATCCGCAATTGGAGATGATCGCCCGCGCCCTGACCTCGCACCGCGGCGGCGAGGCGTGGGTGATGCGGCGGCGGACGCAAGAGGAAATGGACCAGCTGGTCGCCGCGGCCGGTTTCCGCAAGATCGAGCAGCGCATCGACCAATGGGGCATTTTCACCGTCTCGCTGGCCGAGAGAGTCTGA
- a CDS encoding CDP-alcohol phosphatidyltransferase family protein, which produces MSVYQLKSRFQNILRPLVRSLAAQGVTANQVTSVAAAVSVALGLFLSVAPLPHWFLLVPVWFLLRMGLNAIDGMLAREHGQKSILGAYLNEIGDVVSDVALYVPFALIDPNGWMPAISVIFLSALTEFTGILGQTVGASRRYDGPLGKSDRAVLFGALGIFVAVGGTFAAWTSWFWAVVALLLIWTIINRIRAGIREAQTSTR; this is translated from the coding sequence ATGTCTGTTTATCAATTGAAGTCTCGATTTCAGAACATTCTTCGCCCTCTGGTGCGCTCGCTTGCGGCACAAGGCGTCACCGCCAATCAGGTGACTTCGGTTGCTGCCGCCGTCTCGGTTGCACTTGGCCTTTTTCTGAGCGTCGCCCCGCTTCCGCATTGGTTCCTGCTGGTGCCTGTGTGGTTTCTCCTGCGCATGGGCCTCAATGCCATCGACGGCATGCTCGCACGCGAACATGGGCAGAAGAGCATTTTAGGCGCGTATCTGAACGAGATCGGTGATGTCGTGTCGGATGTCGCCCTGTATGTGCCGTTTGCCCTCATCGATCCGAACGGTTGGATGCCGGCGATATCAGTCATATTCCTCTCCGCGCTGACGGAATTTACCGGCATTCTCGGTCAAACGGTTGGCGCAAGCCGGCGTTACGACGGGCCGCTGGGCAAGAGCGACCGTGCCGTGCTTTTCGGCGCGCTCGGCATCTTTGTCGCGGTTGGCGGGACGTTTGCAGCATGGACGTCGTGGTTTTGGGCTGTGGTGGCTCTGCTTCTCATATGGACGATCATCAATCGTATCCGCGCCGGTATTCGCGAGGCGCAGACGTCCACCCGATAG
- a CDS encoding PspA/IM30 family protein → MANTGKTPHPSLLRYTLAPDDHARQALDDTIAAYRRMIDILSERIDDRAGANLVVLHELAYETVREQTGLPARLVTLGLRDFAANRGANADPPLLPLDDKLFAIKGPSDLTIATVHGRVAVPFDVAGYSRGWESIFPAYLVAGQDRYEIHIGVTPNSARMEENMTNEGILSRMGRLIAGIANAAVDKAEGVNKIAVIEQAIREIDAAADEARTDLGKARAEEYRIQSRKDEIVEDMKALDAKIRLAVSSGRDDLAKAGVARQIDLESQIAALDKALADAREQLDDGQKALQAVLATRREADARLADYKRSIARHPEDAAAGHSRPAPGADAARAAAAVSRLTGVPSGEHALSSELDELDRLHREQAIEARLARFKADNR, encoded by the coding sequence ATGGCGAACACAGGCAAGACACCGCACCCATCGCTGCTGCGCTACACGCTGGCGCCTGATGATCATGCCCGGCAGGCGCTGGACGATACTATTGCCGCCTATCGCAGGATGATCGACATCCTGAGCGAACGCATCGACGACAGGGCGGGCGCCAACCTCGTCGTGCTGCATGAGCTTGCCTATGAAACCGTCCGCGAGCAGACGGGCCTGCCGGCGCGGCTGGTGACACTCGGTCTTCGCGATTTCGCCGCCAATCGCGGCGCGAACGCCGATCCGCCGCTTCTGCCGCTCGATGACAAGCTCTTCGCCATCAAGGGCCCCTCGGATCTGACGATCGCCACGGTGCATGGGCGCGTTGCCGTACCCTTCGATGTCGCGGGTTATTCCAGGGGATGGGAGAGTATTTTTCCGGCCTACCTTGTGGCCGGTCAGGATCGCTACGAGATTCATATCGGCGTCACGCCGAATTCCGCTCGGATGGAGGAAAACATGACGAACGAAGGCATTCTTTCACGCATGGGTCGTCTCATTGCCGGCATCGCCAATGCGGCGGTCGACAAGGCGGAAGGCGTCAACAAGATCGCCGTCATCGAACAGGCGATCCGCGAAATCGATGCAGCGGCGGACGAGGCCCGCACCGATCTTGGCAAGGCGCGCGCCGAGGAATATCGCATCCAGAGCCGCAAGGACGAAATCGTCGAGGACATGAAGGCGCTCGACGCGAAAATCCGCCTCGCTGTCTCGTCCGGGCGCGATGACCTGGCAAAGGCCGGCGTTGCCCGCCAGATCGATCTCGAATCCCAGATCGCAGCTCTGGATAAGGCACTGGCCGATGCCAGGGAGCAGTTGGACGACGGCCAGAAAGCCTTGCAGGCCGTGCTCGCCACCCGCCGCGAGGCGGACGCCCGCCTTGCCGACTACAAGCGCAGCATCGCCAGACATCCCGAAGACGCCGCAGCGGGTCACAGCCGGCCGGCGCCGGGCGCCGATGCTGCCAGGGCTGCGGCGGCCGTGTCGCGGCTGACCGGTGTTCCATCAGGCGAACATGCCCTTAGTTCGGAGCTGGACGAGCTCGACCGATTGCACCGCGAACAGGCGATCGAGGCACGCCTCGCGCGCTTCAAAGCGGACAATCGGTAA
- a CDS encoding OB-fold-containig protein, giving the protein MGLFFAPECAPFAIAAAILAGLTAIEMLATVMGFSITELLGKPDFHGHDGISGYLSWLNLGGVPLLILLMLALGFFAIAGFAIQAVAGAFWAPLPAFIAVVPAIVVTFPLVRASSRTVARIVPHDETYVVDLDGFLGRTAEVSIGPLDQGLPGRVRVKDQHGNWHVLRARAAKGQEPLKIGIEVLLVDRTADVFIAIPALVDPTDADNQSLRDQQ; this is encoded by the coding sequence ATGGGACTTTTCTTCGCCCCCGAATGTGCTCCCTTCGCTATCGCCGCCGCAATCCTGGCCGGCCTGACCGCGATCGAGATGCTCGCGACCGTCATGGGATTTTCGATCACGGAGCTTTTGGGAAAACCGGATTTCCATGGACATGACGGCATTTCAGGCTACTTGTCCTGGCTCAATCTCGGCGGGGTTCCGCTGCTCATTCTGCTGATGCTGGCGCTTGGCTTCTTCGCCATTGCGGGCTTTGCCATACAGGCCGTCGCCGGCGCCTTCTGGGCACCACTGCCCGCCTTCATTGCCGTCGTTCCCGCCATAGTGGTCACCTTCCCTCTGGTCAGGGCATCGAGCAGGACCGTGGCACGGATCGTGCCGCACGACGAAACCTATGTGGTCGATCTCGATGGTTTCCTCGGCCGAACCGCCGAAGTGTCGATCGGCCCGCTCGATCAGGGACTGCCGGGACGCGTCCGCGTCAAGGATCAGCATGGAAACTGGCATGTGCTGAGAGCCAGAGCCGCCAAGGGGCAGGAACCTCTCAAGATCGGCATTGAGGTTCTTCTCGTCGATCGCACGGCAGACGTGTTTATTGCCATTCCCGCGCTGGTCGACCCGACCGATGCGGACAATCAATCTTTGAGGGACCAGCAATGA
- a CDS encoding flotillin family protein, translating into MMYDVILPAGIGIVLIFGIGFVLASLYTRSSRDEAYVRTGLGGQKVVLDGGSVVLPIFHSIARVNLKTLRLEVRRGEGDALITKDRMRVDIGAEFYVRVKPDASSIALAAQTLGNRTNDAEALRILIEAKFVDGLRSVAATMNLDALQEQRMDFVKAVQEAVGADLQSNGLELESVSLTRLDQTDIKHFNANNFFDAQGLAALTRITEGRKKERNEIVRDTEVAIAQKDLEARQQSLTIERTKREAELSQERDIANKSAATRAETAQQEQAAKRAEEEARIASEQAIAEREAAAKQARESANIDSARAVQQRDTEAKRDLQIVAQESAIAVANKSREESEAKAAAEAARALAIAAEEKVGTAKAIEIAERERQIAVIDARKKAETEATAVTVGAEAEKQAASDQAEAIKTLATAEADAAIIKAKGILETGKAAAESEALLNDARNKLSAAIIEFEITRERIRIIPEALAEAVKPIEKISDIRIFDTGGMLGRGNGAGGENGIGLGEGLAGQLLSYQANKPILDKLLKEAGFEGDNAISSLLGNLDGAKPARPATPAAPPVRPATPSAAPAKPIVPPPPKKD; encoded by the coding sequence ATGATGTACGACGTTATTCTACCAGCCGGCATTGGGATTGTTCTGATCTTCGGCATCGGTTTTGTCCTCGCCTCTCTTTACACACGCTCCAGTCGCGATGAGGCCTATGTGCGCACCGGCCTCGGTGGCCAGAAGGTCGTGCTCGACGGCGGGTCGGTCGTCCTGCCGATCTTCCACTCGATCGCCAGGGTCAATTTGAAGACGCTGCGGCTCGAGGTTCGCCGCGGTGAAGGTGATGCGTTGATCACCAAGGACCGGATGCGCGTCGATATCGGCGCCGAGTTCTATGTGCGCGTGAAACCCGATGCCTCCTCGATTGCGCTTGCCGCCCAGACGCTCGGCAACCGGACCAATGACGCCGAGGCGCTTCGCATCCTGATCGAAGCGAAGTTCGTCGACGGCCTTCGCTCGGTGGCCGCAACGATGAACCTCGACGCGCTGCAGGAACAGCGCATGGATTTCGTCAAGGCCGTACAGGAGGCTGTCGGCGCCGATCTTCAGTCGAACGGTCTCGAACTCGAATCCGTATCCCTGACGCGCCTCGACCAGACCGATATCAAGCATTTCAACGCCAACAACTTCTTCGATGCGCAGGGTCTTGCCGCATTGACCCGCATCACCGAGGGCCGCAAGAAGGAGCGCAACGAGATCGTTCGCGATACCGAAGTCGCCATTGCCCAGAAGGATCTCGAGGCCCGCCAGCAATCGCTGACCATCGAGCGGACGAAGCGGGAAGCCGAGCTCAGCCAGGAACGCGACATCGCCAACAAATCCGCGGCGACACGCGCCGAAACCGCGCAGCAGGAACAGGCGGCAAAACGCGCCGAGGAGGAAGCCCGCATCGCTTCCGAACAGGCGATCGCCGAACGCGAGGCAGCCGCCAAGCAGGCTCGCGAAAGCGCCAACATCGATTCCGCCCGCGCCGTGCAGCAGCGTGACACCGAAGCCAAACGCGACCTGCAGATCGTGGCGCAGGAAAGCGCCATCGCCGTCGCCAATAAGAGCCGTGAAGAATCCGAAGCGAAGGCGGCTGCGGAAGCGGCCCGCGCGCTGGCGATAGCAGCGGAGGAAAAGGTCGGCACCGCCAAGGCGATCGAGATCGCCGAACGCGAAAGGCAGATTGCCGTGATCGACGCGCGCAAGAAAGCCGAGACGGAAGCAACCGCCGTCACCGTCGGCGCCGAGGCCGAAAAACAGGCGGCAAGCGACCAGGCCGAGGCTATCAAGACGCTCGCGACCGCCGAGGCGGATGCGGCGATCATCAAGGCCAAGGGTATTCTCGAAACCGGCAAGGCCGCGGCCGAGAGCGAGGCATTGCTCAACGACGCCCGCAACAAACTGAGCGCTGCCATCATCGAGTTCGAGATCACCCGCGAGCGGATCCGCATCATTCCCGAGGCGCTCGCCGAGGCGGTCAAGCCGATCGAGAAGATTTCCGACATCAGGATCTTCGATACCGGTGGCATGCTCGGCCGTGGAAACGGCGCGGGCGGCGAAAACGGCATCGGCCTCGGCGAAGGACTGGCCGGCCAGCTCCTCTCCTACCAGGCCAACAAACCGATCCTCGACAAATTGCTGAAGGAAGCCGGCTTCGAGGGCGACAATGCCATCTCATCCCTCCTTGGAAATCTCGATGGCGCAAAACCGGCAAGGCCGGCAACGCCTGCCGCACCCCCGGTAAGGCCGGCAACACCGTCCGCAGCCCCAGCAAAGCCGATCGTCCCTCCGCCCCCGAAGAAGGATTGA
- a CDS encoding metallophosphoesterase yields the protein MRFAAIADIHGNHLALEAVLADIRAEGIEEIVNLGDFFSGPLEAGRTADILMPLGLTSVRGNHDRYLIEQDPAAMHASDGAAYRQLTPSHLDWLRSLPFDSVYRGEAYLCHATPKDDNLYWLESVSPEGFVFLKSIEAIEALAEGIDLPLILCGHSHVPRAVRLSDGRLIVNPGSVGCPAYDDVLPYYHKVEAGHPLAGYAILEKTAAGWTWQFRTVVYDHMAMSALAAERGRADWAGALAAGWVR from the coding sequence ATGAGGTTTGCCGCAATCGCCGATATCCACGGCAACCATCTGGCGCTCGAAGCGGTGCTTGCGGATATCCGCGCTGAGGGCATCGAGGAGATCGTCAATCTCGGCGATTTCTTCAGCGGGCCGCTGGAGGCCGGCCGGACAGCCGATATCCTGATGCCGCTTGGCCTAACCTCGGTTCGCGGCAATCATGATCGCTATCTGATCGAGCAGGATCCGGCCGCCATGCATGCCTCGGATGGCGCGGCCTATCGGCAATTGACGCCATCCCACCTCGATTGGCTGCGCAGCCTGCCGTTCGATTCCGTCTATCGCGGCGAGGCCTATCTCTGCCACGCGACGCCGAAGGACGACAATCTCTACTGGCTGGAATCGGTTTCGCCGGAGGGCTTCGTCTTTCTGAAATCGATCGAAGCGATCGAGGCGCTGGCGGAAGGCATCGACCTGCCGCTGATCCTCTGCGGCCACAGCCATGTCCCCCGCGCCGTCCGCCTTTCCGACGGCCGCCTGATCGTCAACCCCGGCAGTGTCGGCTGCCCGGCCTATGACGACGTCCTGCCTTATTACCACAAGGTCGAAGCCGGCCATCCGCTGGCCGGCTACGCCATTCTGGAAAAGACGGCTGCGGGATGGACATGGCAGTTCCGAACCGTCGTCTATGACCATATGGCGATGTCGGCACTGGCCGCCGAAAGGGGCCGGGCCGACTGGGCGGGCGCGCTGGCGGCGGGTTGGGTGAGATAG
- the uraH gene encoding hydroxyisourate hydrolase has product MTGLTTHVLDTALGKPAAGLRIDLFQLDGDIRRHLKTVETNADGRVDGGPILVGENFHVGIYELVFHVGEYLRGNGTPLPHPAFLDLVPIRFGIADVTAHYHVPLLISPYGYSTYRGS; this is encoded by the coding sequence ATGACCGGACTGACCACGCATGTTCTCGATACCGCTCTCGGCAAGCCGGCCGCGGGCCTCAGGATCGATCTTTTCCAGCTCGACGGAGATATCCGCAGACATCTGAAGACGGTCGAGACCAATGCCGATGGCCGGGTCGACGGCGGTCCCATTCTCGTCGGTGAAAATTTCCACGTGGGAATCTACGAACTCGTCTTCCACGTCGGCGAGTATCTGCGCGGCAATGGCACGCCGCTGCCGCATCCGGCCTTCCTCGATCTCGTGCCGATCCGCTTCGGCATTGCCGACGTCACGGCGCATTACCATGTGCCGCTGCTGATTTCGCCTTACGGTTATTCCACCTATCGAGGCAGCTGA
- a CDS encoding ureidoglycolate lyase, which yields MPEFLDIRPLTRSGFAPFGEVIEADPASMRLINGGTTERFHALASAEATGEGARVIINLFRGQPRSFPYQVDMMERHPFGSQSFSPVSGRPFLVVVSEDEEGRPARPQVFLARGDQGVNYRPNVWHHPLMALGQASDFVVVDRDGPGNNLEEFFFETSFVIKEPAP from the coding sequence TTGCCCGAATTTCTCGACATTCGCCCGCTCACCAGATCCGGCTTCGCTCCCTTCGGCGAGGTGATCGAAGCCGATCCGGCCTCGATGCGGCTGATCAACGGCGGCACGACCGAACGCTTTCATGCGCTGGCCTCGGCGGAAGCGACGGGCGAGGGCGCGCGCGTCATCATCAATCTCTTTCGCGGCCAGCCGCGCAGCTTCCCTTATCAAGTCGACATGATGGAGCGCCACCCCTTCGGCAGCCAGAGTTTTTCGCCCGTTTCCGGCCGTCCCTTTCTTGTCGTCGTCTCCGAGGATGAGGAGGGGCGTCCTGCCCGGCCGCAGGTGTTTCTCGCACGCGGGGACCAGGGCGTGAACTACCGCCCCAATGTCTGGCATCATCCGCTGATGGCGCTTGGCCAAGCCTCCGATTTCGTGGTTGTCGACCGCGACGGGCCGGGCAACAATCTGGAGGAATTCTTCTTCGAAACCTCCTTCGTCATCAAGGAGCCAGCCCCATGA
- a CDS encoding DUF86 domain-containing protein, which translates to MKERRAIDYLNEMYEAASEALSFVGGMDGAAFAGDKLTFKAVAFCHFTIGAAASRLLVTHPEFATEHPDLPWTKICGTGNRILEDVFDLNPSDMWEATYRTLPELLSGIDAVRNWHAQGE; encoded by the coding sequence ATGAAAGAGCGGCGCGCAATCGACTATCTCAACGAGATGTATGAGGCGGCATCCGAAGCGCTGTCTTTCGTCGGCGGAATGGACGGGGCGGCCTTCGCCGGAGACAAGCTCACCTTCAAGGCGGTTGCCTTTTGTCACTTCACCATAGGCGCCGCGGCGTCCCGCCTGCTGGTGACCCACCCGGAATTTGCCACCGAGCATCCCGATCTGCCCTGGACAAAAATCTGCGGCACCGGCAACCGTATCCTCGAAGACGTCTTCGATCTCAATCCTTCGGACATGTGGGAGGCGACATATCGCACGCTGCCGGAGCTTCTTTCCGGGATCGATGCCGTCCGTAACTGGCATGCTCAAGGCGAGTGA
- the uraD gene encoding 2-oxo-4-hydroxy-4-carboxy-5-ureidoimidazoline decarboxylase, with protein sequence MMSREDFVSRFGGVFEHSPFIAERAYDAGSVTEPLTASGVHAALTSVFRAASQEERLGVLNAHPDLAGRLAISGELTEDSRKEQSGAGLDRLSPAEHARFTELNSAYVEKFGFPFIIAVKGLGKGDILSAFETRIGNGRDEEFATATAQVEKIALLRLTSMLPEAE encoded by the coding sequence ATGATGTCGCGCGAGGATTTTGTCTCCCGCTTCGGCGGCGTCTTCGAACATTCGCCTTTTATCGCCGAGCGTGCTTATGACGCCGGCAGCGTGACCGAGCCGCTGACGGCATCAGGCGTGCATGCGGCCCTTACGTCCGTCTTCCGCGCGGCAAGCCAAGAGGAACGTCTCGGTGTGCTCAATGCTCATCCCGATCTTGCCGGGCGCTTGGCAATATCAGGCGAACTCACCGAAGACAGCCGCAAGGAGCAGTCCGGCGCCGGTCTCGACCGGCTGAGCCCCGCCGAGCACGCCCGCTTCACCGAACTCAATTCAGCCTATGTCGAAAAATTCGGCTTTCCTTTCATTATTGCGGTCAAGGGGCTCGGCAAGGGCGATATCCTGTCGGCCTTCGAAACACGGATCGGCAATGGTCGCGACGAAGAATTTGCGACCGCGACGGCGCAGGTTGAAAAGATCGCGCTGCTGCGCCTGACATCGATGCTGCCGGAGGCCGAATGA
- the puuE gene encoding allantoinase PuuE → MVSETYPRNLVGYGRQTPDPQWPDEARIAVQFVINYEEGGESSILDGDPASENLLSEIVGAAAWPGQRNLNMESIYEYGSRAGFWRLWRMFTDLKVQATVYGVTLAMARNPEAVAAMKEAGWEIASHGYRWLEYKDFPEDLERKHILEAVRLHTELTGERPYGMYQGKPSDNTLRLVQEEGGFLYSSDSYADDLPYWVKGVDGKPFLIIPYTLETNDMRFATPQGFNSGDQFFTYLKDAFDTLYDEGKDGSPKMMSVGLHCRLVGRPGRAAALKRFIEYVLKHDKVWIPRRIEIAEHWHKHHQPDAL, encoded by the coding sequence ATGGTATCCGAGACTTATCCGCGCAATCTGGTCGGCTACGGGCGTCAGACGCCCGATCCACAATGGCCGGACGAGGCACGCATCGCCGTGCAGTTCGTCATCAATTACGAGGAGGGGGGCGAAAGCTCGATTCTCGACGGCGACCCGGCGTCCGAAAACCTGCTGTCGGAGATCGTCGGTGCGGCCGCCTGGCCGGGGCAGCGCAACCTCAACATGGAATCGATCTACGAATATGGCTCGCGCGCCGGTTTCTGGCGGCTCTGGCGGATGTTCACCGATCTCAAGGTGCAGGCAACCGTCTACGGGGTGACCTTGGCCATGGCCCGCAACCCTGAGGCCGTCGCCGCCATGAAGGAGGCGGGTTGGGAGATCGCCAGCCACGGCTACCGCTGGCTGGAATATAAGGATTTTCCGGAAGATCTGGAGCGCAAGCACATCCTCGAAGCCGTGCGTCTGCACACCGAACTCACCGGCGAGCGGCCTTACGGCATGTACCAGGGCAAGCCTTCCGACAACACGCTGCGGCTGGTTCAGGAGGAGGGCGGTTTCCTCTATTCCTCCGATTCCTATGCCGACGACCTGCCTTACTGGGTCAAGGGCGTCGACGGGAAACCTTTCCTGATCATCCCCTATACGCTTGAAACCAACGACATGCGGTTTGCGACGCCGCAGGGCTTCAACTCAGGCGATCAGTTCTTTACCTATCTCAAGGACGCTTTCGACACGCTCTATGATGAAGGCAAGGATGGCAGCCCGAAGATGATGTCGGTCGGCCTGCATTGCCGCCTCGTCGGTCGCCCCGGACGGGCGGCGGCGCTGAAACGCTTCATCGAATATGTGCTGAAGCACGACAAGGTCTGGATCCCGCGCCGCATCGAGATCGCAGAGCATTGGCACAAACACCATCAGCCGGACGCGCTCTGA
- a CDS encoding DUF1045 domain-containing protein — protein sequence MRYAICFTPPASDPLSLVAANWLGRNVFSGDVTEPPAIRGLGIHEIAFHTAVPRRYGFHGVLKAPFHLSSDVSESQLLRDLMRFSGTVLPFRMPRLEVARLGNFYSLLPNIPCGQIQYLASAIVQEFDRFRAPLSEAEIERSDPDGLSAAQFANLHRWGNPYVMEEFRFHMPVTGPINAIDMPRIEPALRTIFEPVLREPIMVSNVALMIEEGTGGPFRVHSLHPMGKVSARKIA from the coding sequence ATGCGTTATGCCATTTGCTTCACGCCTCCGGCGAGCGACCCGCTCTCGCTCGTGGCCGCCAATTGGCTTGGCCGAAACGTGTTTTCTGGTGATGTGACGGAGCCTCCGGCCATTCGCGGCCTCGGCATTCACGAAATCGCCTTCCATACGGCCGTGCCGCGGCGCTATGGTTTTCACGGTGTTTTGAAAGCGCCGTTCCACCTCTCCTCCGACGTGTCGGAATCGCAACTCTTGCGCGATCTTATGCGTTTCTCCGGAACGGTCCTTCCCTTCCGGATGCCGCGCCTCGAAGTTGCCAGGCTCGGCAATTTCTACAGCCTGCTGCCGAATATCCCCTGTGGGCAGATCCAGTATCTGGCCTCGGCGATCGTGCAGGAATTCGATCGTTTCCGTGCGCCGCTCAGCGAAGCCGAGATCGAGCGCAGCGATCCGGACGGCTTGTCGGCAGCGCAGTTCGCCAATCTGCATCGTTGGGGCAATCCATACGTGATGGAGGAGTTCCGCTTTCACATGCCGGTGACGGGCCCGATCAACGCGATCGACATGCCGCGCATCGAGCCGGCGCTGCGGACGATCTTCGAGCCTGTGTTGAGAGAGCCGATCATGGTTTCGAACGTGGCGCTGATGATCGAGGAGGGCACCGGCGGTCCCTTCCGCGTTCATTCGCTGCATCCGATGGGCAAGGTCAGCGCGCGCAAGATTGCCTGA